Proteins from a single region of Murdochiella vaginalis:
- the rplW gene encoding 50S ribosomal protein L23 — MKTPFDIIIAPVITEKSMADMAEHKYTFRVDAKSNKAEIRHAVEEAFDGVTVKRVNTITMKGKTKRVGNHKTKSSDWKKAIVTLTEDSKEIEFFEGM; from the coding sequence ATGAAAACTCCATTTGATATCATCATCGCTCCGGTCATCACGGAGAAATCCATGGCGGATATGGCGGAACATAAATACACCTTCCGCGTCGATGCTAAGAGCAACAAAGCGGAAATTCGCCATGCTGTCGAAGAAGCCTTTGATGGCGTCACGGTTAAGCGTGTCAACACGATTACCATGAAAGGCAAAACCAAGCGCGTGGGGAACCACAAGACGAAGAGCTCCGATTGGAAAAAAGCCATCGTCACCCTCACGGAAGACTCGAAGGAAATCGAGTTCTTCGAAGGAATGTAA
- the rplB gene encoding 50S ribosomal protein L2, with amino-acid sequence MGIRRYKPTSAGRRVMRVLTFEEITKSTPEKSLTVNLKRSGGRTNNGRTTLRFRGGGAKRRYRIIDFKRNKDNIPATVSSIEYDPNRSANIALLVYADGEKRYILAPRGLQVGQHVESGDNVDITVGNALPLRFIPVGQTIHNIEMKPGKGAQLVRTAGAEAQLMAKEGKYAQLRMPSGEYRLISLDCKATIGAVGNPDHGLVRLGKAGKKRYLGRKPHVRGSAMNPVDHPHGGGEGRAPVGRPAPMTPWGKKSRGVKTRTAKQSDKMIVRRRTK; translated from the coding sequence ATGGGAATCAGAAGATATAAACCAACCTCGGCAGGCCGTCGCGTTATGCGCGTACTGACCTTTGAGGAAATTACGAAATCCACCCCGGAAAAATCGCTGACGGTCAACCTGAAGCGTTCGGGCGGGCGCACGAATAACGGGCGCACAACGCTGCGTTTCCGTGGAGGCGGCGCAAAGCGCCGTTATCGCATCATCGACTTTAAGCGCAACAAGGACAACATCCCGGCGACCGTTTCGTCGATCGAATACGATCCGAACCGTTCCGCCAACATTGCGCTCTTGGTCTATGCCGACGGTGAAAAGCGCTACATTTTAGCACCGCGCGGACTGCAAGTCGGTCAGCACGTGGAATCCGGCGATAACGTGGATATTACGGTCGGCAATGCTTTACCGCTTCGTTTCATCCCGGTTGGCCAGACGATTCACAATATCGAGATGAAGCCGGGCAAAGGTGCACAGCTGGTTCGTACGGCCGGTGCCGAAGCTCAGTTAATGGCGAAGGAAGGCAAGTATGCACAGCTTCGCATGCCCTCCGGCGAGTATCGCTTGATTTCGCTGGACTGCAAAGCGACGATCGGCGCGGTCGGGAACCCGGATCACGGCCTGGTACGTCTTGGTAAAGCCGGTAAAAAACGCTATCTCGGCCGCAAGCCTCATGTTCGCGGTTCGGCGATGAACCCGGTAGACCATCCGCACGGCGGTGGTGAGGGACGCGCTCCGGTAGGCCGTCCGGCACCGATGACCCCGTGGGGCAAAAAATCACGTGGCGTGAAGACCCGCACAGCGAAACAATCCGACAAGATGATTGTTCGCCGTCGCACGAAGTAA
- the rpsS gene encoding 30S ribosomal protein S19: MSRSLKKGPFVDDHLMKKVEALNESNKKMVIKTWSRRSTIFPQFVGHTIAVHDGRKHVPIYITEDMVGHKLGEFVPTRTFRGHAGKADKQSGVR; the protein is encoded by the coding sequence ATGAGCAGATCTTTGAAGAAAGGGCCTTTTGTAGATGACCACCTGATGAAAAAGGTGGAGGCTCTTAATGAATCCAATAAGAAAATGGTGATCAAGACGTGGTCCCGTCGCTCGACGATCTTCCCGCAATTTGTGGGCCACACGATCGCTGTGCACGATGGAAGAAAACACGTACCCATCTATATCACAGAAGATATGGTCGGACATAAACTCGGCGAGTTTGTCCCCACCCGTACATTCAGAGGACATGCCGGGAAAGCGGATAAGCAGAGTGGCGTACGCTAG